One window from the genome of Asterias amurensis chromosome 12, ASM3211899v1 encodes:
- the LOC139945159 gene encoding protein unc-93 homolog A-like isoform X1: MGDIDSTSCRRNYSELKMDNETFARGANGTETRDSDGIEKMEIHEAPDGGSGGISENSAHWGTKRIFKNLLVICLCFTCLFTAFQALSNLQSSINCDAGLGLASLSTIYATLVVSAIFIPSITIRYLGMKWTIAAATLCYAVYIAANFYPSWATLIPTSALLGLSAAPLWAAKSTYVTTIGKRYALISGNTENAIINRFFGIFFLFFQSSQVLGNLISSLVLRQDTSENVTGEFVCGANDCPAAPDGNVTSYCNPPDKSVTNTLIGIYLGSGLAAGLIVSIFLDRLQTSRRTQTENPGQLFLATLRLLKDYRMILLVPLTIYSGLEQGFITGDFTRSYVTCTVGVSWVGYVMICYGVTDALCSFFAGRLVKHIGRVPLFTFGAVMQMTLIFTLIFWVPNKDQLAVLFVIAACWGMADAVWQTQINALYGILFTDKQEAAFSNYRLWESVGFTVSFAYSNYLCVWIKLAILATVLVFGIGFYYIIEMKAYLARKRAEKTKTASVKKAQKDLS, from the exons ATGGGAGatatagattcaaccagttgcaGGCGGAACTACAGTGAATTAAAG ATGGATAATGAAACGTTTGCTCGTGGCGCAAATGGAACAGAAACGCGAGACAGTGATGGGATTGAAAAGATGGAAATACACGAAGCTCCAgatggtggcagcggtgggatcaGTGAGAATTCAGCTCATTGGGGCACCAAGCGAATCTTCAAGAACCTCCTGGTCATCTGCCTGTGCTTCACGTGCCTCTTCACGGCCTTCCAAGCTCTCTCTAACCTCCAGAGCAGCATCAACTGCGATGCCGGTCTCGGATTGGCTTCTTTGAGCACAATCTACGCCACCCTGGTCGTATCCGCCATTTTCATTCCCTCAATCACCATCCGGTACTTGGGTATGAAATGGACGATAGCAGCTGCCACGCTCTGTTATGCAGTCTACATAGCTGCTAATTTCTACCCATCATGGGCGACCCTGATCCCTACGTCCGCGCTGCTGGGTCTTTCAGCCGCTCCACTGTGGGCTGCAAAGAGCACCTACGTCACGACTATCGGAAAAAGGTACGCCTTGATTTCAGGGAACACAGAGAACGCCATCATCAACAGGTTCTTTGGTATCTTCTTCCTCTTCTTCCAGTCCAGTCAAGTGTTGGGAAACTTAATATCTTCATTGGTCCTACGACAGGATACTAGCGAAAACGTAACTGGAGAATTCGTCTGTGGTGCCAATGACTGCCCAGCCG CACCAGATGGAAACGTTACGAGTTACTGCAACCCACCGGATAAGAGTGTCACAAACACCCTTATTGGTATCTATCTTGGAAGTGGTCTGGCAGCTGGGCTCATCGTGTCAATCTTTCTAGATAG ACTTCAAACCAGCCGGAGAACGCAGACAGAGAACCCAGGCCAGCTTTTTCTGGCCACTCTGCGTCTGTTGAAAGACTACAGAATGATTCTCCTAGTCCCTTTGACGATTTACAGTGGGCTGGAGCAGGGGTTTATCACGGGCGATTTCACAAGG TCTTATGTGACGTGCACCGTGGGTGTCAGCTGGGTTGGTTACGTCATGATTTGTTACGGTGTAACGGACGCTCTCTGCTCCTTCTTCGCCGGGCGATTGGTCAAACACATTGGTCGGGTACCACTCTTCACCTTCGGTGCCGTCATGCAAATGACGTTGATATTTACCCTCATCTTCTGGGTGCCGAACAAGGACCAACTGGCTGTGTTGTTTGTAATCGCAGCGTGTTGGGGTATGGCTGATGCCGTGTGGCAAACGCAAATTAATG CGCTGTATGGTATACTTTTCACCGACAAGCAAGAGGCTGCCTTCTCCAACTACCGTCTGTGGGAAAGTGTCGGATTTACAGTCTCTTTCGCCTACAGTAACTACCTGTGTGTGTGGATCAAACTGGCCATTCTCGCCACTGTCCTGGTCTTTGGAATCGGCTTCTATTATATCATCGAAATGAAGGCATATTTGGCGAGAAAAAGAgcggagaaaacaaaaactgcttCTGTCAAGAAAGCTCAGAAAGATTTGTCATAG
- the LOC139945159 gene encoding protein unc-93 homolog A-like isoform X2, which produces MDNETFARGANGTETRDSDGIEKMEIHEAPDGGSGGISENSAHWGTKRIFKNLLVICLCFTCLFTAFQALSNLQSSINCDAGLGLASLSTIYATLVVSAIFIPSITIRYLGMKWTIAAATLCYAVYIAANFYPSWATLIPTSALLGLSAAPLWAAKSTYVTTIGKRYALISGNTENAIINRFFGIFFLFFQSSQVLGNLISSLVLRQDTSENVTGEFVCGANDCPAAPDGNVTSYCNPPDKSVTNTLIGIYLGSGLAAGLIVSIFLDRLQTSRRTQTENPGQLFLATLRLLKDYRMILLVPLTIYSGLEQGFITGDFTRSYVTCTVGVSWVGYVMICYGVTDALCSFFAGRLVKHIGRVPLFTFGAVMQMTLIFTLIFWVPNKDQLAVLFVIAACWGMADAVWQTQINALYGILFTDKQEAAFSNYRLWESVGFTVSFAYSNYLCVWIKLAILATVLVFGIGFYYIIEMKAYLARKRAEKTKTASVKKAQKDLS; this is translated from the exons ATGGATAATGAAACGTTTGCTCGTGGCGCAAATGGAACAGAAACGCGAGACAGTGATGGGATTGAAAAGATGGAAATACACGAAGCTCCAgatggtggcagcggtgggatcaGTGAGAATTCAGCTCATTGGGGCACCAAGCGAATCTTCAAGAACCTCCTGGTCATCTGCCTGTGCTTCACGTGCCTCTTCACGGCCTTCCAAGCTCTCTCTAACCTCCAGAGCAGCATCAACTGCGATGCCGGTCTCGGATTGGCTTCTTTGAGCACAATCTACGCCACCCTGGTCGTATCCGCCATTTTCATTCCCTCAATCACCATCCGGTACTTGGGTATGAAATGGACGATAGCAGCTGCCACGCTCTGTTATGCAGTCTACATAGCTGCTAATTTCTACCCATCATGGGCGACCCTGATCCCTACGTCCGCGCTGCTGGGTCTTTCAGCCGCTCCACTGTGGGCTGCAAAGAGCACCTACGTCACGACTATCGGAAAAAGGTACGCCTTGATTTCAGGGAACACAGAGAACGCCATCATCAACAGGTTCTTTGGTATCTTCTTCCTCTTCTTCCAGTCCAGTCAAGTGTTGGGAAACTTAATATCTTCATTGGTCCTACGACAGGATACTAGCGAAAACGTAACTGGAGAATTCGTCTGTGGTGCCAATGACTGCCCAGCCG CACCAGATGGAAACGTTACGAGTTACTGCAACCCACCGGATAAGAGTGTCACAAACACCCTTATTGGTATCTATCTTGGAAGTGGTCTGGCAGCTGGGCTCATCGTGTCAATCTTTCTAGATAG ACTTCAAACCAGCCGGAGAACGCAGACAGAGAACCCAGGCCAGCTTTTTCTGGCCACTCTGCGTCTGTTGAAAGACTACAGAATGATTCTCCTAGTCCCTTTGACGATTTACAGTGGGCTGGAGCAGGGGTTTATCACGGGCGATTTCACAAGG TCTTATGTGACGTGCACCGTGGGTGTCAGCTGGGTTGGTTACGTCATGATTTGTTACGGTGTAACGGACGCTCTCTGCTCCTTCTTCGCCGGGCGATTGGTCAAACACATTGGTCGGGTACCACTCTTCACCTTCGGTGCCGTCATGCAAATGACGTTGATATTTACCCTCATCTTCTGGGTGCCGAACAAGGACCAACTGGCTGTGTTGTTTGTAATCGCAGCGTGTTGGGGTATGGCTGATGCCGTGTGGCAAACGCAAATTAATG CGCTGTATGGTATACTTTTCACCGACAAGCAAGAGGCTGCCTTCTCCAACTACCGTCTGTGGGAAAGTGTCGGATTTACAGTCTCTTTCGCCTACAGTAACTACCTGTGTGTGTGGATCAAACTGGCCATTCTCGCCACTGTCCTGGTCTTTGGAATCGGCTTCTATTATATCATCGAAATGAAGGCATATTTGGCGAGAAAAAGAgcggagaaaacaaaaactgcttCTGTCAAGAAAGCTCAGAAAGATTTGTCATAG
- the LOC139945488 gene encoding uncharacterized protein: MAFSREWKTRQCHFTWNLESEKRVYKCEDKLLGKIKNNLEETPFLKIENLLFKACLQSWFKDRSVNALASLDEAKREIELQRNNDIYKGYKSVELLNRMWIEHKTVPGSESFRKLHEELEAIQLEEDDLRVVGAVKAAALMRLGPVMFDTNIALFKAAHQAFPLNPDFLFGVADVTGQKVRFMKPYPAPNHDSLDQSLKDMMDEEKVYWEKLIDLKPNHRGYHYAKSMLGWNLSLRDGPNDKKKASELLKEAYDDAPTLQEVCRNLIRMLRKTDNLDRAIFILKNAKQGRTENHHQLALCYKDKAKKEKQEKHKLNTKAYKDRRKRQKKADKWTIKALNELKECLKLDSSHFFALELKAAQLKYVQHLKGFEKPKDYYSKIIKLANEFMPTRKMRLYTAFAPYLGQKKSASEHHSRIDCWRAVMNLSTDVSFEKQNGISGKWETEKQAASYKKEAYEKLKEHYMYEDDRLNLGILFYQNFEFDQAIGMLATVGQTNAEVSYFVAKSYLKKGQEKTVGNQANPAEAAEDFTRVRKNVEFARESELEPQKVREMIADTALAIAHNELQANANDVIQLEDMCVTSYREAVRCGSLVAGLELMKLAKSDVIDISSSSRSKFIQMLAEIKVCCSQSQSDALHAASKPLTFEGGLRSKETAIEPCMLMNRTNVKDELKGILSKETFYQKAWKGLFKMEVKLLKERFRGTDGHGLDGREEASPLESVTDDVIDKAVSCCCDTRPLLDRIMEKFLKDELCIRKVEENYFPLILDEKLTAEITEERLLTKTLNICKIDLRTQYPRLYDYLLKLQPKISPENEFIKHFCTIVNNTKHSSGDVLDIEPNLVKLARQSTDKVEEICQVFFDTMNEAKVLMTRVEYLVSAIRQGGGKEVEKADELFELLMKNEDFVIRMDNTWKFLEMLTMIKHCRLEARRVDDVDFTRWAELSERNSEFSQDLRRGYLEVEAALLTNNGDQSSKEVLEECHKTSLEADKLLNKAWLSKVNGKTQNFPFLSDSKVKNKDSWKGDVKKKINDILKKQKIPPGRILNTLLKAQPCSSDDNYHFLAMRKFLDDWSRGTTKDTVSIEKGTNSTESYDVLDLTRWCVNHAEKLASEVMACMNQL, translated from the exons ATGGCTTTCTCCCGGGAGTGGAAAACCAGACAGTGTCACTTCACCTGGAACCTCGAGAGCGAAAAAAGAGTTTACAAATGCGAGGACAAATTACTGGGTAAAATTAAGAACAACTTGGAAGAAACACCTTTCCTCAAGATCGAGAATCTTCTATTCAAGGCGTGTCTTCAATCGTGGTTCAAAGATCGGAGTGTCAACGCACTTGCTTCTCTTGACGAAGCGAAGCGGGAAATTGAACTTCAAAGGAACAATGACATATACAAAGGTTACAAGAGCGTCGAACTATTAAATCGCATGTGGATTGAACACAAAACCGTACCCGGTTCGGAGTCATTTCGTAAGTTACATGAAGAACTAGAAGCCATACAGTTAGAGGAGGACGATTTGCGGGTTGTTGGTGCAGTCAAGGCAGCGGCCCTCATGCGACTCGGTCCGGTTATGTTTGACACTAACATAGCACTCTTCAAGGCAGCCCACCAAGCATTTCCTTTAAATCCAGATTTCCTCTTTGGGGTTGCAGACGTCACTGGGCAGAAGGTGAGATTCATGAAACCATACCCCGCCCCCAATCACGACAGCTTAGACCAATCTTTAAAAGACATGATGGATGAAGAAAAGGTATATTGGGAAAAACTAATTGACCTGAAACCTAACCACCGAGGATACCACTATGCTAAGTCAATGCTCGGATGGAACTTGTCTCTGCGAGACGGACCAAATGACAAAAAGAAGGCAAGTGAGCTGCTAAAAGAAGCTTATGACGATGCTCCAACATTACAGGAGGTTTGCAGAAATCTTATCCGAATGTTAAGGAAAACAGATAATCTTGATCGGGCTATTTTCATACTGAAGAATGCTAAGCAAGGTCGAACCGAAAACCATCACCAACTTGCCTTGTGCTACAAAGATaaagcaaaaaaagaaaagcaaGAAAAGCACAAATTGAACACAAAGGCATACAAAGACAGGAGGAAGAGACAGAAAAAAGCTGATAAATGGACCATAAAGGCACTTAATGAACTGAAGGAATGTCTGAAACTGGATAGTTCACATTTCTTTGCTTTGGAGCTAAAGGCAGCTCAGTTAAAATACGTGCAACATCTTAAAGGTTTCGAGAAGCCAAAGGATTACTATTCGAAAATAATTAAGTTGGCGAATGAATTCATGCCTACGAGGAAGATGAGGCTTTACACAGCATTTGCTCCGTACCTTGGACAAAAAAAGTCAGCGTCAGAACACCACTCTAGAATTGACTGCTGGCGGGCAGTTATGAACTTATCCACGGACGTATCCTTTGAAAAGCAAAACGGTATATCCGGTAAATGGGAAACAGAGAAACAAGCAGCCTCATATAAAAAGGAAGCATACGAGAAACTGAAAGAGCATTACATGTACGAAGACGATCGTCTGAATCTTGGAATTCTATTCTACCAGAACTTTGAGTTCGATCAAGCCATCGGCATGTTGGCGACAGTGGGCCAAACAAACGCCGAAGTGTCGTACTTTGTTGCAAAGTCATACCTCAAAAAAGGTCAAGAGAAAACTGTTGGCAATCAAGCAAACCCTGCAGAAGCAGCTGAGGATTTCACAAGGGTTCGAAAGAATGTGGAGTTTGCACGAGAGTCGGAACTGGAACCACAAAAGGTTCGAGAAATGATAGCGGACACAGCTCTGGCAATCGCACACAATGAACTTCAGGCTAACGCAAATGACGTCATTCAACTGGAAGACATGTGTGTGACGTCATATCGCGAGGCAGTTAGATGTGGAAGCCTGGTCGCCGGTTTGGAGCTGATGAAGCTTGCCAAGAGTGACGTCATAGACATATCCTCCAGCTCTAGGTCAAAGTTCATCCAG ATGCTGGCAGAAATAAAGGTGTGTTGCTCACAGTCCCAATCTGACGCCCTACATGCTGCATCTAAGCCCCTGACGTTCGAAGGAGGCCTGAGATCCAAGGAAACTGCTATCGAACCTTGCATGCTGATGAATCGCACCAATGTCAAAGACGAACTCAAGGGAATCCTTTCAAAGGAAACGTTTTACCAAAAGGCATGGAAGGGACTTTTCAAAATGGAGGTGAAGCTACTCAAGGAAAGGTTTAGAG GTACCGATGGACATGGATTAGATGGGAGAGAAGAGGCGAGTCCGTTAGAGAGCGTAACTGATGACGTAATCGACAAGGCTGTTAGCTGCTGTTGTGATACCAGACCTCTTCTTGACCGTATCATGGAAAAATTTCTG aaagacGAACTGTGCATACGTAAGGTGGAGGAAAATTATTTCCCTCTGATACTCGATGAGAAATTGACAGCGGAAATAACAGAAGAAAGACTTCTAACGAAGACACTCAACATCTGTAAGATTGACTTGAGGACACAGTACCCGAGACTCTATGACTATCTACTGAAG CTTCAGCCAAAGATCAGTCCCGAAAATGAATTCATTAAGCACTTTTGTACCATCGtgaacaatacaaaacacagCAGTGGGGACGTTCTGGACATCGAACCCAATCTAGTCAAACTGGCTCGACAGTCCACCGACAAAGTCGAAGAGATATGCCAAGTCTTCTTCGACACCATGAACGAGGCGAAAGTGTTGATGACGAGGGTGGAATATTTGGTATCAGCCATAAGACAAGGCGGTGGTAAAGAGGTTGAGAAGGCAGATGAACTTTTCGAACTACTGATGAAGAACGAAGACTTCGTTATCAGAATGGATAATACCTGGAAGTTTCTTGAG ATGCTCACCATGATAAAGCACTGCAGACTGGAAGCTCGACGTGTTGATGATGTCGACTTTACTAGGTGGgccgagttgtccgaacggaacAGTGAGTTTAGTCAAGATCTCCGTAGGGGTTATCTAGAGGTCGAAGCTGCACTCTTGACCAATAATGGTGATCAAAGCTCGAAGGAGGTTCTTGAGGAGTGTCACAAGACGAGCTTAGAGGCTGACAAACTCTTGAACAAGGCGTGGCTGAGTAAG GTAAACGGGAAAACACAAAATTTTCCATTTTTGAGCGATTCTAAAGTCAAGAATAAAGATTCCTGGAAAGGagacgtgaaaaaaaaaatcaacgacATTCTCAAGAAACAGAAAATCCCTCCAGGCCGTATTCTTAATACCCTTTTGAAG GCACAGCCGTGTTCCAGTGATGATAACTACCATTTCCTAGCAATGCGAAAGTTCCTCGATGACTGGTCAAGAGGAACCACCAAAGACACGGTATCCATCGAGAAAGGAACCAACTCCACGGAGTCTTATGACGTCTTGGATCTCACTCGGTGGTGTGTGAACCATGCTGAGAAGTTGGCCTCCGAAGTCATGGCTTGTATGAATCAACTTTAA